CACGTTCGCCGTCCACGACGGGCGGAAGCACGTGCCGGTGTTCATCGACGATTCGATGGTCGGGCACAAGCTGGGCGAGTTCGCCCCGACGAAGACCTTCAAGGGTCACGTCAAGGACGACAAGAAGGGTCGGCGATAAGTCATGAGTGACACCGTCAACACCGCACGGGCGACGGCGCGGTTCGTCCGCGTCACGCCGATGAAGGCGCGTCGTGTCATCGACACGATCCGCGGCAAGTCGGTGGAGGACGCCCTCGCGATCCTGAAGTACGCCCCGCAGGCGGCGTCTGAGCCGGTCGCGAAGGTTGTCGCCTCCGCCGCCGCGAACGCCGAGAACAACGTCGGGCTCGACCCCCGCAGCCTCGTGGTCTCCGCCGCGTGGGCCGACGAGGGTCCGACGCTCAAGCGTTTCCGTCCGCGCGCCCAGGGACGTGCGTTCCACGTCCGCAAGCGCACAAGCCACATCACCGTGGTCGTCGAGAGCCAGAAGGGAAGTGCTCAGTAGTGGGCCAGAAAATCCACCCCCACGGCCTCCGGCTGGGCATCACGTCCGAGTGGCGCTCCCGCTGGTACGCCGACAAGCAGTACGCTGACTACCTCGCCGAGGACATCAAGATCCGTGAGTTCCTGTCCAAGGGCCTCGACCGCGCCGGCATCGCCGACGTCGTCATCGAGCGCACCCGGGACCGGGTCCGCGTCGACATCCACACGGCCCGTCCGGGCATCGTGATCGGTCGTCGCGGCTCCGAGGCCGACCGCATCCGCGGCCGCCTGGAGAAGCTCACCGGCAAGCAGGTGCAGCTGAACATCCTCGAGGTCAAGAACATCGACGCGAATGCGCAGCTCGTCGCGCAGTCGATCGCCGAGCAGCTGACCAACCGCGTGGCCTTCCGCCGCGCGATGCGGAAGGCCATCCAGAGCGCGATGCGCCAGCCGCAGGTCAAGGGCATCAAGGTCGTGTGCTCCGGTCGTCTCGGCGGCGCCGAGATGGGCCGCACCGAGCGCTACCACGAGGGTCGCGTTCCGCTGCACACGCTCCGCGCCGAGATCGACTACGGCACCTTCGAGGCCCACACCACCTTCGGCCGCATCGGCGTGAAGGTGTGGATCTACAAGGGTGACGTCGTCGGTGGACGGCGTGAGAGCCTCATCAACGCCCGCGACGACCGCCCGAACCGTGGCGGTCCCCGCCGGGAGCGTCCGCGCCGCGGCGGTGCCCGTCGCCAGCGTGCTGAGCAGAAGCAGGAGGGCTGACAATGCTGATCCCGAAGCGCGTCAAGTACCGGCGCCAGCACCGCCCCACCCGTCGCGGTGTGTCCAAGGGCGGGAACCGGGTCACCTTCGGTGACTACGGCCTCCAGGCCCTGGAGCCGACCTACATCACCAACCGGCAGATCGAGTCCGCGCGTATCGCCATCAACCGGCACGTCAAGCGTGGCGGCAAGGTGTGGATCAACATCTTCCCGGACCGCCCCCTGACCCAGAAGCCGCTCGGCGTGCGCATGGGTTCCGGTAAGGGCCCCGTGGAGAAGTGGGTCGCGAACGTCAAGCCGGGCCGGATCCTGTTCGAGATGAGCTACCCGAACGAGGAGATCGCCCTCGAGGCGCTCCGCCGCGCGGGTAACAAGCTCCCGTGCAAGGTCCGCATCGTGAAGAAGGAGGATCAGTTCTGATGGCTACCGGCATTCCGGCCCATGAGCTCCGTGAGCTCAACGACGCTGAGCTGACCACTCGCCTCCGTGAGGCGAAGGAGGAGCTGTTCAACCTCCGCTTCCAGTCGGCCACCGGCCAGCTGACCAACAACCGTCGTCTGGGCATCGTCAAGCGCGACATCGCCCGCATCTACACCGTCATGCGCGAGCGCGAGCTCGGCCTGTCGACCAACCCGGGCGGTGACGCCGCATGAGTGAGGCTAACGTGACTGAGACCAAGAAGGAGAAGGGCGCCCGCAAGGTCCGCAGCGGCTACGTGGTGTCCGACAAGATGAGCAAGACCATCGTGGTCGAGCTCGAG
The sequence above is drawn from the Corynebacterium bovis DSM 20582 = CIP 54.80 genome and encodes:
- the rplP gene encoding 50S ribosomal protein L16, which produces MLIPKRVKYRRQHRPTRRGVSKGGNRVTFGDYGLQALEPTYITNRQIESARIAINRHVKRGGKVWINIFPDRPLTQKPLGVRMGSGKGPVEKWVANVKPGRILFEMSYPNEEIALEALRRAGNKLPCKVRIVKKEDQF
- the rpmC gene encoding 50S ribosomal protein L29; this translates as MATGIPAHELRELNDAELTTRLREAKEELFNLRFQSATGQLTNNRRLGIVKRDIARIYTVMRERELGLSTNPGGDAA
- the rpsC gene encoding 30S ribosomal protein S3, encoding MGQKIHPHGLRLGITSEWRSRWYADKQYADYLAEDIKIREFLSKGLDRAGIADVVIERTRDRVRVDIHTARPGIVIGRRGSEADRIRGRLEKLTGKQVQLNILEVKNIDANAQLVAQSIAEQLTNRVAFRRAMRKAIQSAMRQPQVKGIKVVCSGRLGGAEMGRTERYHEGRVPLHTLRAEIDYGTFEAHTTFGRIGVKVWIYKGDVVGGRRESLINARDDRPNRGGPRRERPRRGGARRQRAEQKQEG
- the rplV gene encoding 50S ribosomal protein L22, with amino-acid sequence MSDTVNTARATARFVRVTPMKARRVIDTIRGKSVEDALAILKYAPQAASEPVAKVVASAAANAENNVGLDPRSLVVSAAWADEGPTLKRFRPRAQGRAFHVRKRTSHITVVVESQKGSAQ
- the rpsS gene encoding 30S ribosomal protein S19, which gives rise to MPRSLKKGPFVDEHLLAKVDAQNEKGTKQVIKTWSRRSTILPDFIGHTFAVHDGRKHVPVFIDDSMVGHKLGEFAPTKTFKGHVKDDKKGRR